Proteins encoded in a region of the Takifugu flavidus isolate HTHZ2018 chromosome 8, ASM371156v2, whole genome shotgun sequence genome:
- the hipk1a gene encoding homeodomain-interacting protein kinase 1 isoform X3, with protein sequence MSARRRSGRASDMAVQLQAFSSPSVSSSAFSRSKRLKVENAAWDVSNPLGDASNPLGDASNPLGDAAPSTSGSTFNPVYGCDRPPEQTVVRAADSTGSLRGRPSSSSSSSSSGRRVKDGDLPLQQPCDLQQKQRSLKRKSEEVDSSDSVQILEELSAPVVSTRMGGGGGTATARSIAHSSSTTKSSASHSEGDYQLVQHEILCSMSNSYEVLEFLGRGTFGQVAKCWKRGTNEIVAIKILKNHPSYARQGQIEVSILSRLSTENADEFNFVRSYECFQHKNHTCLVFEMLEQNLYDFLKHSKFSPLLLKCIRPVLQQVSTALMKLKSLGLIHADLKPENIMLVDPLRQPYRVKVIDFGSASHVSKAVCSTYLQSRYYRAPEIILGLPFCEAIDMWSLGCVIAELFLGWPLYPGASEYDQIRYISQTQGLPAEYLLSAGTKTSRFFNRGPDSSYPLWRLKTPAEHEAEMGVKSKEARKYIFNCLDDMMQVNMTTLEGTDVLAEKADRREFIDLLKKMLTLDADKRVTPTKTLNHPFVTMTHLLHFPHSSHVKSCFQNMDICKRRCGAFDSGKNVFASNGAAAANLTVTFSSQLNQHNQMASTGGPSLSLSSSVPLLNYQPALYQQATINIPGLAQQGVPLQPRPPQLCTQTEPFQQTLIVCPPTIQGLQTSSKSSAYPSSVPLVPQNQSAQSLHIQPGVLTQGWPAAAQQILIPSSWPQMSGVTINAGQTLVADSPRGGGVPEGQPAPGWRGRYGNQFEGLNQQDSGFGRHGAPQGHSTGATHSKTQTGKRSKGRHGDKRPSAPTGDPSLPIIISDTPSPAVSIITIHSDSEDGEDRKSPAPCAGASQRPNVISCVTVHDSHDSDSSHSSPPGPKPRPQPAKSTAIVTPSVKSQSGESSDQTPGGSGKSRKGPAQQAGRPGGVASCRSQPLNLSQQPVMSSHQDQTGSGSLGRQSTYPPPGSSHSSYNALFSSAPNLYAYPASAALASVSQAVDQMQGGSSRHARVGGAYSSLTLLQKNLSGSGPGQHGNQQQGAPPFHQLQRKLNQYPYL encoded by the exons ATGTCCGCGAGACGACGGAGTGGCCGGGCCTCAG ACATGGCGGTGCAGCTCCAGGcgttctcctccccctccgtgTCTTCCAGCGCCTTCTCTCGCTCCAAGAGGTTAAAGGTGGAGAACGCTGCCTGGGACGTGTCCAACCCTCTGGGGGACGCGTCCAACCCTCTGGGGGACGCGTCCAACCCTCTGGGGGACGCCGCTCCCTCCACCTCAGGCTCCACCTTCAACCCCGTCTACGGCTGCGACCGCCCGCCGGAGCAGACGGTGGTGCGGGCGGCCGACAGCACGGGCAGCCTCCGTGGACGcccctcgtcctcgtcctcctcgtcctcctccggCCGCCGCGTGAAGGACGGCGACCTCCCCCTCCAGCAGCCGTGCGACCTTCAGCAGAAGCAACGCAGcctgaagaggaagagcgaggaggtggacagcagcgacagcgtccagatcctggaggagctctcGGCTCCCGTGGTCTCCACCCGTATGGGCGGCGGGGGCGGGACCGCCACGGCCCGGTCCATCGCACATTCCTCTTCCACGACGAAGAGCAGCGCCTCGCACAGCGAGGGCGACTACCAGCTGGTGCAGCACGAGATCTTGTGCTCCATGTCCAACAGCTACGAGGTGCTGGAGTTCCTGGGACGTGGGACCTTTGGCCAGGTGGCCAAGTGCTGGAAGAGGGGCACCAATGAGATCGTGGCCATTAAAATCCTGAAGAACCACCCCTCCTACGCTCGGCAGGGGCAGATTGAA GTGAGCATCCTCAGCAGGCTGAGCACGGAGAACGCCGACGAGTTCAACTTTGTCCGCTCCTACGAGTGCTTCCAGCACAAGAACCACACGTGCCTGGTGTTCGAGATGCTGGAGCAGAACCTCTACGACTTCCTGAAGCACAGCAAGTTCAGCCCGCTGCTGCTCAAGTGCATCCGACCCGTCCTGCAGCAGGTGTCCACGGCgctgatgaagctgaagagCCTGGGCCTGATCCACGCCGACCTGAAGCCCGAGAACATCATGCTGGTGGACCCCCTGAGGCAGCCCTACAGGGTCAAGGTCATCGACTTTGGTTCCGCCAGCCACGTGTCCAAGGCCGTGTGCTCCACCTACCTGCAGTCGCGGTACTACAG GGCTCCGGAGATCATTCTGGGTCTCCCGTTCTGCGAGGCCATCGACATGTGGTCCCTGGGCTGCGTGATCGCCGAGCTCTTCCTGGGATGGCCCCTTTATCCCGGAGCCTCGGAGTACGACCAG ATCCGGTACATTTCCCAGACACAGGGACTTCCTGCCGAGTACCTCCTGAGCGCCGGAACCAAGACCAGCCGCTTCTTCAACAGGGGGCCCGACTCCAGCTACCCGCTGTGGAGACTGAAG ACACCTGCTGAGCACGAGGCGGAGATGGGCGTCAAGTCAAAGGAGGCCAGGAAGTACATCTTCAACTGTCTGGACGACATGATGCAG GTGAACATGACCACCCTGGAGGGCACCGACGTCCTGGCGGAGAAGGCCGACCGGCGGGAGTTCATCGACCTGCTGAAGAAGATGCTGACGCTGGACGCCGACAAGAGGGTGACGCCCACCAAGACCCTCAACCACCCGTTCGTGACCATGACGCACCTGCTGCACTtcccccacagctccca TGTGAAGTCCTGCTTCCAAAACATGGACATTTGCAAACGCCGGTGCGGCGCCTTCGACAGCGGGAAGAACGTGTTCGCCAGcaacggcgccgccgccgccaacCTGACCGTCACCTTCAGCAGCCAGTTAAACCAGCACAATCAG ATGGCGTCCACAGGAGGTCCCTCGctgtctctcagcagcagcgtccCTCTGCTGAACTACCAGCCTGCCCTGTACCAGCAGGCCACCATCAACATCCCGGGCCTGGCTCAGCAGGGGGTCCCTCTGCAGCCCAGACCCCCCCAGCTCTGCACCCAGACCGAACCCTTCCAGCAGACGCTCATCGTTTGTCCCCCGACCATCCAGG GTCTCCAAACGTCCAGTAAATCCTCTGCTTATCCCAGCTCCGTCCCTTTGGTCCCTCAGAACCAGTCGGCCCAGTCGCTCCACATTCAGCCCGGCGTGCTGACTCAG GGCTGGCCAGCAGCTGCCCAGCAGATCCTCATCCCGTCCTCGTGGCCCCAGATGTCGGGCGTCACCATCAACGCCGGCCAGACGCTCGTGGCCGACTCGCCCAGGGGGGGCGGCGTGCCCGAGGGCCAGCCGGCGCCGGGCTGGAG GGGTCGCTATGGAAACCAGTTCGAGGGCCTCAATCAGCAGGATTCTGGCTTCGGCCGCCACGGTGCCCCCCAGGGCCACAGCACGGGGGCCACACACTCGAAGACCCAAACGGGGAAAAGATCAAAGGGTCGCCATGGAGACAAAAGACCCAG CGCCCCCACTGGTGACCCGTCTCTGCCGATCATCATCTCGGACACGCCCAGTCCTGCcgtcagcatcatcaccatccacaGTGACTCTGAGGATGGCGAGGACAGGAagagccccgccccctg CGCCGGAGCGAGTCAGCGACCAAACGTCATCAGCTGCGTGACGGTTCACGACTCGCACGACTCCgactcctcccacagcagccCGCCGGGccccaagccccgcccccagcccgCCAAGTCCACCGCCATCGTCACGCCGTCGGTGAAGAGCCAATCAGGAGAGAGCTCAG ATCAAACGCCCGGCGGTTCTGGAAAGTCCAGGAAGGGCCCGGCTCAGCAGGCGGGTCGGCCCGGAGGCGTGGCGTCCTGCAGATCCCAGCCCCTCAACCTGAGTCAG cagcctgtgatgtcatcacaccaggaccagacaggaagtgggtccCTGGGGCGCCAGAGCACCTACCCGCCgccaggctcctcccactcctcctacAACGCTCTCTTCAGCTCCGCCCCAAACCTGTATGCCTACCCGGCCTCCGCCGCGCTGGCGTCCGTGTCCCAGGCCGTGGACCAGATGCAGGGCGGCTCGTCCCGCCACGCcagggtgggcggggcttattcctccctgaccctgctgcagaAGAACCTGAGTGGTTCTGGTCCGGGGCAGCACGGTAACCAGCAGCAGGGAGCGCCACCTTTCCACCAGCTCCAGAGGAAGCTGAACCAGTACCCGTACCTgtga
- the hipk1a gene encoding homeodomain-interacting protein kinase 1 isoform X2, which yields MSARRRSGRASDMAVQLQAFSSPSVSSSAFSRSKRLKVENAAWDVSNPLGDASNPLGDASNPLGDAAPSTSGSTFNPVYGCDRPPEQTVVRAADSTGSLRGRPSSSSSSSSSGRRVKDGDLPLQQPCDLQQKQRSLKRKSEEVDSSDSVQILEELSAPVVSTRMGGGGGTATARSIAHSSSTTKSSASHSEGDYQLVQHEILCSMSNSYEVLEFLGRGTFGQVAKCWKRGTNEIVAIKILKNHPSYARQGQIEVSILSRLSTENADEFNFVRSYECFQHKNHTCLVFEMLEQNLYDFLKHSKFSPLLLKCIRPVLQQVSTALMKLKSLGLIHADLKPENIMLVDPLRQPYRVKVIDFGSASHVSKAVCSTYLQSRYYRAPEIILGLPFCEAIDMWSLGCVIAELFLGWPLYPGASEYDQIRYISQTQGLPAEYLLSAGTKTSRFFNRGPDSSYPLWRLKTPAEHEAEMGVKSKEARKYIFNCLDDMMQVNMTTLEGTDVLAEKADRREFIDLLKKMLTLDADKRVTPTKTLNHPFVTMTHLLHFPHSSHVKSCFQNMDICKRRCGAFDSGKNVFASNGAAAANLTVTFSSQLNQHNQMASTGGPSLSLSSSVPLLNYQPALYQQATINIPGLAQQGVPLQPRPPQLCTQTEPFQQTLIVCPPTIQGLQTSSKSSAYPSSVPLVPQNQSAQSLHIQPGVLTQQGWPAAAQQILIPSSWPQMSGVTINAGQTLVADSPRGGGVPEGQPAPGWRGRYGNQFEGLNQQDSGFGRHGAPQGHSTGATHSKTQTGKRSKGRHGDKRPSAPTGDPSLPIIISDTPSPAVSIITIHSDSEDGEDRKSPAPCAGASQRPNVISCVTVHDSHDSDSSHSSPPGPKPRPQPAKSTAIVTPSVKSQSGESSDQTPGGSGKSRKGPAQQAGRPGGVASCRSQPLNLSQPVMSSHQDQTGSGSLGRQSTYPPPGSSHSSYNALFSSAPNLYAYPASAALASVSQAVDQMQGGSSRHARVGGAYSSLTLLQKNLSGSGPGQHGNQQQGAPPFHQLQRKLNQYPYL from the exons ATGTCCGCGAGACGACGGAGTGGCCGGGCCTCAG ACATGGCGGTGCAGCTCCAGGcgttctcctccccctccgtgTCTTCCAGCGCCTTCTCTCGCTCCAAGAGGTTAAAGGTGGAGAACGCTGCCTGGGACGTGTCCAACCCTCTGGGGGACGCGTCCAACCCTCTGGGGGACGCGTCCAACCCTCTGGGGGACGCCGCTCCCTCCACCTCAGGCTCCACCTTCAACCCCGTCTACGGCTGCGACCGCCCGCCGGAGCAGACGGTGGTGCGGGCGGCCGACAGCACGGGCAGCCTCCGTGGACGcccctcgtcctcgtcctcctcgtcctcctccggCCGCCGCGTGAAGGACGGCGACCTCCCCCTCCAGCAGCCGTGCGACCTTCAGCAGAAGCAACGCAGcctgaagaggaagagcgaggaggtggacagcagcgacagcgtccagatcctggaggagctctcGGCTCCCGTGGTCTCCACCCGTATGGGCGGCGGGGGCGGGACCGCCACGGCCCGGTCCATCGCACATTCCTCTTCCACGACGAAGAGCAGCGCCTCGCACAGCGAGGGCGACTACCAGCTGGTGCAGCACGAGATCTTGTGCTCCATGTCCAACAGCTACGAGGTGCTGGAGTTCCTGGGACGTGGGACCTTTGGCCAGGTGGCCAAGTGCTGGAAGAGGGGCACCAATGAGATCGTGGCCATTAAAATCCTGAAGAACCACCCCTCCTACGCTCGGCAGGGGCAGATTGAA GTGAGCATCCTCAGCAGGCTGAGCACGGAGAACGCCGACGAGTTCAACTTTGTCCGCTCCTACGAGTGCTTCCAGCACAAGAACCACACGTGCCTGGTGTTCGAGATGCTGGAGCAGAACCTCTACGACTTCCTGAAGCACAGCAAGTTCAGCCCGCTGCTGCTCAAGTGCATCCGACCCGTCCTGCAGCAGGTGTCCACGGCgctgatgaagctgaagagCCTGGGCCTGATCCACGCCGACCTGAAGCCCGAGAACATCATGCTGGTGGACCCCCTGAGGCAGCCCTACAGGGTCAAGGTCATCGACTTTGGTTCCGCCAGCCACGTGTCCAAGGCCGTGTGCTCCACCTACCTGCAGTCGCGGTACTACAG GGCTCCGGAGATCATTCTGGGTCTCCCGTTCTGCGAGGCCATCGACATGTGGTCCCTGGGCTGCGTGATCGCCGAGCTCTTCCTGGGATGGCCCCTTTATCCCGGAGCCTCGGAGTACGACCAG ATCCGGTACATTTCCCAGACACAGGGACTTCCTGCCGAGTACCTCCTGAGCGCCGGAACCAAGACCAGCCGCTTCTTCAACAGGGGGCCCGACTCCAGCTACCCGCTGTGGAGACTGAAG ACACCTGCTGAGCACGAGGCGGAGATGGGCGTCAAGTCAAAGGAGGCCAGGAAGTACATCTTCAACTGTCTGGACGACATGATGCAG GTGAACATGACCACCCTGGAGGGCACCGACGTCCTGGCGGAGAAGGCCGACCGGCGGGAGTTCATCGACCTGCTGAAGAAGATGCTGACGCTGGACGCCGACAAGAGGGTGACGCCCACCAAGACCCTCAACCACCCGTTCGTGACCATGACGCACCTGCTGCACTtcccccacagctccca TGTGAAGTCCTGCTTCCAAAACATGGACATTTGCAAACGCCGGTGCGGCGCCTTCGACAGCGGGAAGAACGTGTTCGCCAGcaacggcgccgccgccgccaacCTGACCGTCACCTTCAGCAGCCAGTTAAACCAGCACAATCAG ATGGCGTCCACAGGAGGTCCCTCGctgtctctcagcagcagcgtccCTCTGCTGAACTACCAGCCTGCCCTGTACCAGCAGGCCACCATCAACATCCCGGGCCTGGCTCAGCAGGGGGTCCCTCTGCAGCCCAGACCCCCCCAGCTCTGCACCCAGACCGAACCCTTCCAGCAGACGCTCATCGTTTGTCCCCCGACCATCCAGG GTCTCCAAACGTCCAGTAAATCCTCTGCTTATCCCAGCTCCGTCCCTTTGGTCCCTCAGAACCAGTCGGCCCAGTCGCTCCACATTCAGCCCGGCGTGCTGACTCAG CAGGGCTGGCCAGCAGCTGCCCAGCAGATCCTCATCCCGTCCTCGTGGCCCCAGATGTCGGGCGTCACCATCAACGCCGGCCAGACGCTCGTGGCCGACTCGCCCAGGGGGGGCGGCGTGCCCGAGGGCCAGCCGGCGCCGGGCTGGAG GGGTCGCTATGGAAACCAGTTCGAGGGCCTCAATCAGCAGGATTCTGGCTTCGGCCGCCACGGTGCCCCCCAGGGCCACAGCACGGGGGCCACACACTCGAAGACCCAAACGGGGAAAAGATCAAAGGGTCGCCATGGAGACAAAAGACCCAG CGCCCCCACTGGTGACCCGTCTCTGCCGATCATCATCTCGGACACGCCCAGTCCTGCcgtcagcatcatcaccatccacaGTGACTCTGAGGATGGCGAGGACAGGAagagccccgccccctg CGCCGGAGCGAGTCAGCGACCAAACGTCATCAGCTGCGTGACGGTTCACGACTCGCACGACTCCgactcctcccacagcagccCGCCGGGccccaagccccgcccccagcccgCCAAGTCCACCGCCATCGTCACGCCGTCGGTGAAGAGCCAATCAGGAGAGAGCTCAG ATCAAACGCCCGGCGGTTCTGGAAAGTCCAGGAAGGGCCCGGCTCAGCAGGCGGGTCGGCCCGGAGGCGTGGCGTCCTGCAGATCCCAGCCCCTCAACCTGAGTCAG cctgtgatgtcatcacaccaggaccagacaggaagtgggtccCTGGGGCGCCAGAGCACCTACCCGCCgccaggctcctcccactcctcctacAACGCTCTCTTCAGCTCCGCCCCAAACCTGTATGCCTACCCGGCCTCCGCCGCGCTGGCGTCCGTGTCCCAGGCCGTGGACCAGATGCAGGGCGGCTCGTCCCGCCACGCcagggtgggcggggcttattcctccctgaccctgctgcagaAGAACCTGAGTGGTTCTGGTCCGGGGCAGCACGGTAACCAGCAGCAGGGAGCGCCACCTTTCCACCAGCTCCAGAGGAAGCTGAACCAGTACCCGTACCTgtga
- the hipk1a gene encoding homeodomain-interacting protein kinase 1 isoform X1, with protein sequence MSARRRSGRASDMAVQLQAFSSPSVSSSAFSRSKRLKVENAAWDVSNPLGDASNPLGDASNPLGDAAPSTSGSTFNPVYGCDRPPEQTVVRAADSTGSLRGRPSSSSSSSSSGRRVKDGDLPLQQPCDLQQKQRSLKRKSEEVDSSDSVQILEELSAPVVSTRMGGGGGTATARSIAHSSSTTKSSASHSEGDYQLVQHEILCSMSNSYEVLEFLGRGTFGQVAKCWKRGTNEIVAIKILKNHPSYARQGQIEVSILSRLSTENADEFNFVRSYECFQHKNHTCLVFEMLEQNLYDFLKHSKFSPLLLKCIRPVLQQVSTALMKLKSLGLIHADLKPENIMLVDPLRQPYRVKVIDFGSASHVSKAVCSTYLQSRYYRAPEIILGLPFCEAIDMWSLGCVIAELFLGWPLYPGASEYDQIRYISQTQGLPAEYLLSAGTKTSRFFNRGPDSSYPLWRLKTPAEHEAEMGVKSKEARKYIFNCLDDMMQVNMTTLEGTDVLAEKADRREFIDLLKKMLTLDADKRVTPTKTLNHPFVTMTHLLHFPHSSHVKSCFQNMDICKRRCGAFDSGKNVFASNGAAAANLTVTFSSQLNQHNQMASTGGPSLSLSSSVPLLNYQPALYQQATINIPGLAQQGVPLQPRPPQLCTQTEPFQQTLIVCPPTIQGLQTSSKSSAYPSSVPLVPQNQSAQSLHIQPGVLTQQGWPAAAQQILIPSSWPQMSGVTINAGQTLVADSPRGGGVPEGQPAPGWRGRYGNQFEGLNQQDSGFGRHGAPQGHSTGATHSKTQTGKRSKGRHGDKRPSAPTGDPSLPIIISDTPSPAVSIITIHSDSEDGEDRKSPAPCAGASQRPNVISCVTVHDSHDSDSSHSSPPGPKPRPQPAKSTAIVTPSVKSQSGESSDQTPGGSGKSRKGPAQQAGRPGGVASCRSQPLNLSQQPVMSSHQDQTGSGSLGRQSTYPPPGSSHSSYNALFSSAPNLYAYPASAALASVSQAVDQMQGGSSRHARVGGAYSSLTLLQKNLSGSGPGQHGNQQQGAPPFHQLQRKLNQYPYL encoded by the exons ATGTCCGCGAGACGACGGAGTGGCCGGGCCTCAG ACATGGCGGTGCAGCTCCAGGcgttctcctccccctccgtgTCTTCCAGCGCCTTCTCTCGCTCCAAGAGGTTAAAGGTGGAGAACGCTGCCTGGGACGTGTCCAACCCTCTGGGGGACGCGTCCAACCCTCTGGGGGACGCGTCCAACCCTCTGGGGGACGCCGCTCCCTCCACCTCAGGCTCCACCTTCAACCCCGTCTACGGCTGCGACCGCCCGCCGGAGCAGACGGTGGTGCGGGCGGCCGACAGCACGGGCAGCCTCCGTGGACGcccctcgtcctcgtcctcctcgtcctcctccggCCGCCGCGTGAAGGACGGCGACCTCCCCCTCCAGCAGCCGTGCGACCTTCAGCAGAAGCAACGCAGcctgaagaggaagagcgaggaggtggacagcagcgacagcgtccagatcctggaggagctctcGGCTCCCGTGGTCTCCACCCGTATGGGCGGCGGGGGCGGGACCGCCACGGCCCGGTCCATCGCACATTCCTCTTCCACGACGAAGAGCAGCGCCTCGCACAGCGAGGGCGACTACCAGCTGGTGCAGCACGAGATCTTGTGCTCCATGTCCAACAGCTACGAGGTGCTGGAGTTCCTGGGACGTGGGACCTTTGGCCAGGTGGCCAAGTGCTGGAAGAGGGGCACCAATGAGATCGTGGCCATTAAAATCCTGAAGAACCACCCCTCCTACGCTCGGCAGGGGCAGATTGAA GTGAGCATCCTCAGCAGGCTGAGCACGGAGAACGCCGACGAGTTCAACTTTGTCCGCTCCTACGAGTGCTTCCAGCACAAGAACCACACGTGCCTGGTGTTCGAGATGCTGGAGCAGAACCTCTACGACTTCCTGAAGCACAGCAAGTTCAGCCCGCTGCTGCTCAAGTGCATCCGACCCGTCCTGCAGCAGGTGTCCACGGCgctgatgaagctgaagagCCTGGGCCTGATCCACGCCGACCTGAAGCCCGAGAACATCATGCTGGTGGACCCCCTGAGGCAGCCCTACAGGGTCAAGGTCATCGACTTTGGTTCCGCCAGCCACGTGTCCAAGGCCGTGTGCTCCACCTACCTGCAGTCGCGGTACTACAG GGCTCCGGAGATCATTCTGGGTCTCCCGTTCTGCGAGGCCATCGACATGTGGTCCCTGGGCTGCGTGATCGCCGAGCTCTTCCTGGGATGGCCCCTTTATCCCGGAGCCTCGGAGTACGACCAG ATCCGGTACATTTCCCAGACACAGGGACTTCCTGCCGAGTACCTCCTGAGCGCCGGAACCAAGACCAGCCGCTTCTTCAACAGGGGGCCCGACTCCAGCTACCCGCTGTGGAGACTGAAG ACACCTGCTGAGCACGAGGCGGAGATGGGCGTCAAGTCAAAGGAGGCCAGGAAGTACATCTTCAACTGTCTGGACGACATGATGCAG GTGAACATGACCACCCTGGAGGGCACCGACGTCCTGGCGGAGAAGGCCGACCGGCGGGAGTTCATCGACCTGCTGAAGAAGATGCTGACGCTGGACGCCGACAAGAGGGTGACGCCCACCAAGACCCTCAACCACCCGTTCGTGACCATGACGCACCTGCTGCACTtcccccacagctccca TGTGAAGTCCTGCTTCCAAAACATGGACATTTGCAAACGCCGGTGCGGCGCCTTCGACAGCGGGAAGAACGTGTTCGCCAGcaacggcgccgccgccgccaacCTGACCGTCACCTTCAGCAGCCAGTTAAACCAGCACAATCAG ATGGCGTCCACAGGAGGTCCCTCGctgtctctcagcagcagcgtccCTCTGCTGAACTACCAGCCTGCCCTGTACCAGCAGGCCACCATCAACATCCCGGGCCTGGCTCAGCAGGGGGTCCCTCTGCAGCCCAGACCCCCCCAGCTCTGCACCCAGACCGAACCCTTCCAGCAGACGCTCATCGTTTGTCCCCCGACCATCCAGG GTCTCCAAACGTCCAGTAAATCCTCTGCTTATCCCAGCTCCGTCCCTTTGGTCCCTCAGAACCAGTCGGCCCAGTCGCTCCACATTCAGCCCGGCGTGCTGACTCAG CAGGGCTGGCCAGCAGCTGCCCAGCAGATCCTCATCCCGTCCTCGTGGCCCCAGATGTCGGGCGTCACCATCAACGCCGGCCAGACGCTCGTGGCCGACTCGCCCAGGGGGGGCGGCGTGCCCGAGGGCCAGCCGGCGCCGGGCTGGAG GGGTCGCTATGGAAACCAGTTCGAGGGCCTCAATCAGCAGGATTCTGGCTTCGGCCGCCACGGTGCCCCCCAGGGCCACAGCACGGGGGCCACACACTCGAAGACCCAAACGGGGAAAAGATCAAAGGGTCGCCATGGAGACAAAAGACCCAG CGCCCCCACTGGTGACCCGTCTCTGCCGATCATCATCTCGGACACGCCCAGTCCTGCcgtcagcatcatcaccatccacaGTGACTCTGAGGATGGCGAGGACAGGAagagccccgccccctg CGCCGGAGCGAGTCAGCGACCAAACGTCATCAGCTGCGTGACGGTTCACGACTCGCACGACTCCgactcctcccacagcagccCGCCGGGccccaagccccgcccccagcccgCCAAGTCCACCGCCATCGTCACGCCGTCGGTGAAGAGCCAATCAGGAGAGAGCTCAG ATCAAACGCCCGGCGGTTCTGGAAAGTCCAGGAAGGGCCCGGCTCAGCAGGCGGGTCGGCCCGGAGGCGTGGCGTCCTGCAGATCCCAGCCCCTCAACCTGAGTCAG cagcctgtgatgtcatcacaccaggaccagacaggaagtgggtccCTGGGGCGCCAGAGCACCTACCCGCCgccaggctcctcccactcctcctacAACGCTCTCTTCAGCTCCGCCCCAAACCTGTATGCCTACCCGGCCTCCGCCGCGCTGGCGTCCGTGTCCCAGGCCGTGGACCAGATGCAGGGCGGCTCGTCCCGCCACGCcagggtgggcggggcttattcctccctgaccctgctgcagaAGAACCTGAGTGGTTCTGGTCCGGGGCAGCACGGTAACCAGCAGCAGGGAGCGCCACCTTTCCACCAGCTCCAGAGGAAGCTGAACCAGTACCCGTACCTgtga